CGGCTCGTCTCCGCGCTGCGCGCCGGCGACGAGGCCGGCGGCGACCGCCGGGGACGGCAGAGCGCCGCGCTGCTGGTGGTCGCGAAGAGCGGCGGTTACGGCGGCGGCAGCGACGTGCTCGTCGACCTGCGCGTCGACGACCATCCCGACCCGGTCGCGGAGCTGGCGCGGCTGCTGGACATCCACACCCTGCTGTTCGGCCGCTCGGACCCGGAGGACCTGCTCGACCTGGTGGGCGAGCTCGCCGAGGAGGTGGCGACGCTGCTCACCTCCGCCGGCTACCTGCCCGGCGGTGGGAGCGTGGACACGGCGCTGGCGGCCTGGGCCGGGGTGGAAAACCTCGAGGAGCGGCTGGTGGCGGGCCGCATCGACCCGGTGGTGCTCGCCCACCTGCGCACCCAGCGCGGCCGCGGGACGGAGGGGCGCGATGGCCTCGGCTGAGGACGAGGTGCGGGACCTCTTCGGCCGCCAGGCCGAGGCGATGCGGGCCAAGGACATCGACCGGCTGATGGCGATGTACGCGCCGGACGTCGTGTACTTCGACGTCGTGCCTCCGCTGCGGTTTGCCGGGCCGGCCGCGCTCCGGGACAGGTTCACGCGGTGGTTCGACAGCTGGGAGAGCGCGCTCGCCATCGAGGTCCGCGACCTGCGGGTGGTGGTGCGGGGGACATCGCGTTCGCGCACTGGTTCAGCCGGGCCAGCGGGACCCTGCGGGGCGGCCGGCAGGCCGGCTCCTGGCTGCGGGTGACGAGCTGCTGCGAGCGGTCCGGCGGCGGCTGGCTGATCGGGCACGAGCACGTCTCGATCCCCGTCGACCTGGCAAGCGGAAGCGCGGCGACGGCTCTCGTGCCCGAATAGCGGGGCCGCGCAGCCGCCGGCCGGGCCGCGGTCACGCGGTGGAGCGGGGGCGGAGGACGGCGAAGGCGGCTATCGGCACCAGCAGCAGCGTCAGCGCGCCCGACAGGACCATGCCGCCCGCGGTGCCGGACAGCTCGATCAGCGGGCCGCCCACCAGCAGGCCGAGCGGTGCGGCCACCATCGAGCCGGTCGTCCACAGCGTCACCACCTGTTGCTGCTCGTCGGGGGCGAGGCCGGACTGCAGGAAGCTGTACGCGACCGGGGTGAACGGGGCCCACACCAGGCCGCCCAGCGCGAACACCACCATCGCCGCGGGGAGGGTCTCGACCGTCGCCAGCGCGACGGGGCACAAGGCCCACAGGGCGATGATGCCGATCAGCAGGTGGCGTTGCGGGAGGTGGCGCAGCTGGTTGACGAGCGCGGCGCCGGCGAAGGCGCCCAGGCCCAGCGCGCCCCACATCAGGCCGAGGCCGGTCGCGTCGGTGTCGAGCCTGTCGCGGACGAACAGGGGCAGGGCGATCTCGATCGGCATGTAGAGGAAGTTGAAGAAGAACTCGACGACCAGCAGGCGGGCGGCGACCGGCCGGCGGCGCAGGATCCGCCAGCCGGACTCGGGGCGCGGGCGGCGGGAAGCCCGGGAAGCGGCGGCGGATGAGGAAGCGGTAGCGGGTGAGGACGGGGTGGCGGGCGGCGAAGGGGAGCGGGACGTCGACGCCGCGACCGCGGTGAGCAGGATCAGCGCGCCCGCCGCGTCGGCGACCAGGGCCACGCCGGGGCTTGTCGTCGCCACGATCAGGCCGCCCACGACTGGGCCGACGATGTAGAGGGCGAAGGTGGTGTTGACGCCGAGCAGGCCGTTGACCGCGTACCGGCCGGTGCCGTCCACCATGGACGTCGCCAGCAGGCGCCGGCTGCTCGCCCCGGCCATCCGGAACGTG
This genomic stretch from Phytohabitans houttuyneae harbors:
- a CDS encoding MFS transporter is translated as MTTTTLEANQSYRAVLRDRRVAGLLLGDLLANAGTGMILVAMPVQTLAIHGDVPRAVAVGMVEAAPFVLSTVLALAIGLGRVNIPPRTLLVADCVLRSLTFATLGVLALTGRLTLPVLIGGLFFGATFRMAGASSRRLLATSMVDGTGRYAVNGLLGVNTTFALYIVGPVVGGLIVATTSPGVALVADAAGALILLTAVAASTSRSPSPPATPSSPATASSSAAASRASRRPRPESGWRILRRRPVAARLLVVEFFFNFLYMPIEIALPLFVRDRLDTDATGLGLMWGALGLGAFAGAALVNQLRHLPQRHLLIGIIALWALCPVALATVETLPAAMVVFALGGLVWAPFTPVAYSFLQSGLAPDEQQQVVTLWTTGSMVAAPLGLLVGGPLIELSGTAGGMVLSGALTLLLVPIAAFAVLRPRSTA
- a CDS encoding YybH family protein yields the protein MASAEDEVRDLFGRQAEAMRAKDIDRLMAMYAPDVVYFDVVPPLRFAGPAALRDRFTRWFDSWESALAIEVRDLRVVVRGTSRSRTGSAGPAGPCGAAGRPAPGCG
- a CDS encoding DUF1028 domain-containing protein is translated as MTFSIVARSADGQLHGVAVASKFLAVGAVVPAAEAQVGALATQAHANLAYRPQGLALLRTGVAASDVVAGLVAADAGRASRQLGVVGADGDGATYTGEDCHDWAGGACGPGWAAQGNILAGPEVIDAMRDAWTGAGDGPFPARLVSALRAGDEAGGDRRGRQSAALLVVAKSGGYGGGSDVLVDLRVDDHPDPVAELARLLDIHTLLFGRSDPEDLLDLVGELAEEVATLLTSAGYLPGGGSVDTALAAWAGVENLEERLVAGRIDPVVLAHLRTQRGRGTEGRDGLG